In Streptomyces sp. P3, one DNA window encodes the following:
- a CDS encoding alpha/beta fold hydrolase: MRQAEFDDRGSRVRWTESRGGGPARVYVHGLGAASTVYHAHVAARPELAGRRSLFVDLPGHGISDRPADFGYTLEEHADALAAALDAAEVSGAELVAHSMGGSVAVVLAHRRPDLVARLVLTEANLDAFPPPAAGSSGIAAYAEEEFLAEGYARVLDEVGPLWAATMRLADPRALHRSAVGLRRGSDPVMREILTGLHSVERVYLQGEITGPLEGADALEAAGVRVVTVQGAGHNVMFDNPDAFVRAIVGGV; encoded by the coding sequence ATGCGGCAGGCAGAGTTCGACGACAGGGGCAGCCGAGTGCGCTGGACGGAGTCCCGGGGCGGCGGCCCGGCGCGGGTGTACGTGCACGGACTGGGCGCGGCCTCGACCGTGTACCACGCGCACGTGGCGGCGCGGCCGGAGTTGGCCGGCCGTCGGAGCCTGTTCGTCGACCTGCCGGGTCACGGCATCAGCGACCGCCCCGCGGACTTCGGCTACACGCTCGAGGAGCACGCCGACGCCCTGGCGGCCGCGCTGGACGCGGCGGAAGTGAGCGGCGCCGAACTGGTCGCCCACAGCATGGGCGGCTCCGTGGCCGTCGTCCTGGCCCACCGCCGGCCCGACCTGGTCGCTCGGCTGGTGCTGACCGAGGCCAACCTGGACGCCTTCCCGCCGCCCGCCGCGGGCAGCAGCGGCATCGCCGCGTACGCGGAGGAGGAGTTCCTCGCCGAGGGGTACGCGCGCGTGCTGGACGAGGTCGGACCCCTGTGGGCCGCGACGATGCGGCTCGCCGACCCGCGGGCACTGCACCGCAGCGCCGTCGGTCTGCGGCGCGGATCCGATCCGGTCATGCGCGAGATCCTGACCGGGCTCCACTCTGTGGAACGCGTCTACCTGCAGGGTGAGATCACGGGTCCGCTCGAGGGAGCAGACGCGCTGGAGGCCGCGGGGGTGCGTGTGGTCACGGTGCAGGGCGCCGGCCACAACGTCATGTTCGACAACCCCGACGCGTTCGTGCGGGCGATCGTCGGCGGCGTGTGA
- a CDS encoding DUF6397 family protein gives MSGNTVTRVHSTSFAPGRAARELCLKRSEFDLGVHLGRIRTTPDDGGGGRRVTRAEIDRLRAEPGFPETLRRRVQAVSTGEGAAVLEVPPTRFTRLARVGLVVPVTFYLNRYRAVVWLYLAEELRQFAAGRTNAFLLTGRTPEVLRSQLAAGVDLRPRNWRGRHLGFLLRQTDDPWQRAGALAAFLGPPHVAEIVDDPHERSHLNRFRPRPPAYGVPGSPAARLIEKIMTAQDRDEIDWLTSDLANTLAEARAVQPAPRPLPNPARQRPSPRDGRPDDAPDTQEQTSASHESEASHHESDAAGGSEVSDEPSPSTRALFGWLRRRSG, from the coding sequence ATGTCCGGAAACACCGTCACACGTGTGCACTCCACGTCGTTCGCGCCGGGCCGAGCGGCACGCGAACTGTGCCTGAAGCGAAGCGAGTTCGACCTCGGCGTGCACCTCGGGCGGATCAGGACGACACCCGACGACGGGGGAGGGGGCCGTCGGGTGACCCGCGCAGAGATCGACCGCCTGCGCGCGGAACCCGGCTTTCCCGAGACACTGCGCCGGCGGGTGCAGGCTGTGAGCACCGGCGAGGGCGCCGCCGTCCTGGAGGTGCCGCCCACCCGGTTCACGCGTCTCGCGCGGGTGGGACTGGTGGTGCCCGTCACGTTCTACCTCAACAGGTACCGGGCCGTCGTGTGGCTGTATCTCGCCGAGGAACTGCGGCAGTTCGCGGCCGGCCGGACGAACGCGTTCCTGCTCACGGGCCGGACGCCGGAGGTGTTGCGCAGCCAGTTGGCCGCGGGCGTCGACCTGCGGCCCCGGAACTGGCGGGGACGTCACCTGGGCTTCCTGCTCCGACAGACGGACGACCCGTGGCAGCGCGCCGGAGCGCTGGCGGCGTTCCTCGGCCCGCCACACGTCGCGGAAATCGTCGACGACCCCCACGAGCGCTCGCACCTGAACAGGTTCCGGCCGAGGCCGCCGGCGTACGGAGTCCCGGGTTCTCCCGCCGCCCGGCTCATCGAGAAGATCATGACCGCGCAGGACCGCGACGAGATCGACTGGCTGACCTCCGACCTGGCGAACACCCTGGCCGAGGCCCGTGCCGTGCAGCCCGCACCGCGCCCCCTCCCGAATCCCGCCCGGCAGCGTCCGTCACCGCGAGACGGACGGCCTGACGACGCACCGGACACGCAGGAACAGACTTCCGCGTCCCACGAGTCCGAGGCGTCCCACCACGAGTCCGACGCGGCCGGCGGGTCAGAGGTGTCCGACGAGCCGAGCCCGTCGACGCGCGCCCTGTTCGGCTGGCTGCGCCGCCGAAGCGGCTGA
- a CDS encoding MHYT domain-containing protein — translation MGHLDHAAFGWLTPVLSYAMACIGAALGLRCTVRALGASGRSRRNWLITAASAIGTGIWTMHFVAMLGFGVTGTDIRYDVPLTVLSLLVAMVVVCAGVFAVGYSKEGTRALLIGGLTTGLGVASMHYLGMAAVRLHGDVTYDAVRVGLSVLIAVVAATAALWAALNIKSPIAVTLASVVMGLAVSSMHYTGMFAVRVHVTPSGEALPGATAMQFIFPLAVGLGSYLFLTSAFVALSPTTGERAASASAQQEKSAQDLPGRQPARTA, via the coding sequence ATGGGACACCTGGACCACGCCGCCTTCGGCTGGCTGACCCCCGTGCTGTCGTACGCGATGGCCTGCATCGGCGCCGCCCTCGGGCTGCGCTGCACCGTGCGTGCGCTCGGCGCCTCGGGGCGCTCACGCCGCAACTGGCTGATCACCGCCGCGTCGGCGATCGGCACCGGCATCTGGACCATGCACTTCGTGGCCATGCTCGGATTCGGTGTCACCGGCACCGACATCCGCTACGACGTCCCCCTGACCGTGCTCAGCCTTCTCGTGGCCATGGTCGTGGTCTGCGCCGGCGTCTTCGCCGTCGGCTACAGCAAAGAGGGCACGCGTGCGTTACTGATCGGCGGACTCACCACCGGTCTGGGCGTGGCGAGCATGCACTACCTGGGCATGGCGGCGGTCCGACTGCACGGCGACGTCACCTACGACGCGGTACGGGTGGGACTCTCCGTCCTGATCGCCGTCGTCGCGGCGACCGCGGCCCTCTGGGCGGCGCTCAACATCAAGTCGCCGATCGCCGTCACCCTCGCCTCTGTCGTCATGGGCCTGGCGGTGAGCAGCATGCACTACACCGGCATGTTCGCGGTGCGGGTGCACGTCACTCCCTCGGGCGAGGCGCTGCCCGGGGCCACGGCGATGCAGTTCATCTTCCCCCTCGCCGTCGGCCTCGGGTCCTACCTCTTCCTGACCTCGGCCTTCGTCGCGCTGTCGCCCACCACGGGGGAGCGCGCGGCCTCCGCTTCGGCACAACAGGAAAAGAGCGCACAGGACCTTCCGGGACGACAACCGGCACGGACCGCCTGA
- a CDS encoding class I SAM-dependent methyltransferase: protein MSDRHTHVQEFFGTRAAGWDDRFPDDGPAYAAAVAGLGLREGDRVLDAGCGTGRALTPLRAAVGPSGVVVGVDLTPAMLEAAVRAGRDRDGRLVLADVTALPLRSGSLDAVFGAGLVAHLPRPAENLRELARVVRPGGILALFHPIGRAALAARQGRRITPEDLRAEPNLRPLLAGAGWLMTSYVDEDARFLAVAVRED from the coding sequence ATGAGCGACCGTCACACACACGTCCAGGAGTTCTTCGGTACCCGTGCCGCCGGTTGGGACGACCGGTTCCCCGACGACGGTCCCGCGTACGCGGCCGCGGTCGCCGGTCTCGGGCTGCGCGAGGGGGACCGCGTGCTGGACGCCGGCTGCGGCACCGGGCGGGCCCTGACGCCGCTGCGCGCCGCCGTGGGGCCTTCGGGAGTGGTCGTCGGGGTGGATCTGACCCCGGCCATGCTGGAGGCCGCCGTACGGGCCGGACGCGACCGCGACGGTCGGCTGGTCCTCGCAGACGTCACGGCGCTCCCTCTGCGCTCCGGGTCCCTCGACGCCGTCTTCGGCGCGGGCCTCGTCGCCCATCTGCCCCGGCCGGCGGAGAACCTGCGCGAGCTGGCGCGCGTGGTGCGCCCGGGCGGCATCCTGGCGCTGTTCCACCCCATCGGCCGAGCGGCGCTCGCGGCCCGCCAGGGCCGGCGGATCACGCCGGAGGATCTGCGGGCGGAACCCAACCTCCGCCCGCTGCTGGCGGGAGCGGGGTGGCTCATGACGTCCTACGTCGACGAGGACGCGCGGTTCCTGGCGGTGGCCGTACGCGAGGACTGA
- a CDS encoding PadR family transcriptional regulator → MLELAVLGFLFDAPLHGYELRKRITALTGHVRPVAESTLYPAIKRLEKAGLLVRATEPGAVAAPRHVLRLTADGRGELRRRLAEPDRRDITDENRWFTVLAFLRHLDDCAAQAAVLRRRLAFLEEPASFFYDGDRPLRAEELTDPFQRGILTIARATSRAELAWLRDTLDALDG, encoded by the coding sequence ATGCTGGAGCTCGCCGTCCTCGGTTTCCTGTTCGACGCGCCGCTGCACGGCTACGAGCTGCGCAAGCGCATCACCGCGCTCACCGGGCACGTACGCCCCGTGGCGGAGAGCACCCTCTACCCGGCGATCAAACGCCTGGAGAAGGCGGGACTCCTGGTGCGCGCCACGGAGCCCGGCGCCGTAGCCGCTCCGCGGCACGTCCTGCGCCTCACCGCCGACGGCCGGGGCGAACTGCGCAGGCGGCTCGCCGAACCCGACCGGCGCGACATCACCGACGAGAACCGATGGTTCACGGTGCTGGCCTTCCTGCGGCACCTGGACGACTGCGCCGCCCAGGCCGCGGTGCTGCGCCGCCGGCTGGCCTTCCTCGAGGAACCGGCGAGCTTCTTCTACGACGGCGACCGTCCGTTGCGGGCCGAGGAGCTGACGGACCCCTTCCAGCGCGGCATCCTGACCATCGCCCGGGCCACCTCACGGGCCGAGCTCGCCTGGCTGCGCGACACGCTCGACGCGCTCGACGGCTGA
- a CDS encoding DUF742 domain-containing protein, with amino-acid sequence MTEDMTAAPHEAGSQWFDTEAGPLVRPYAMTGGRTKPGPTGVRFDLIALVTLDPGAPGTEGLAIGPEHRTLVGLCRAETQSVAELAAGADLPVGVVRVLLGDLLELGCVTVSRPVPPAQLPDERILREVIAGLRAL; translated from the coding sequence ATGACCGAGGACATGACCGCCGCCCCGCACGAAGCGGGCAGCCAGTGGTTCGACACCGAGGCCGGCCCACTCGTCCGCCCGTACGCCATGACGGGCGGACGGACGAAACCCGGCCCGACGGGCGTGCGCTTCGACCTGATCGCCCTGGTCACCCTGGATCCGGGTGCACCCGGCACGGAAGGCCTGGCGATCGGACCGGAGCACCGTACCCTCGTCGGTCTCTGCCGCGCCGAGACCCAGTCGGTCGCGGAACTCGCGGCCGGTGCCGACCTGCCCGTGGGCGTGGTCAGGGTCCTCCTCGGCGATCTGCTGGAACTGGGATGCGTCACCGTCAGCCGCCCGGTCCCGCCCGCGCAACTGCCCGACGAGCGGATCCTGCGCGAGGTGATCGCAGGGCTGCGAGCCCTGTAG
- a CDS encoding ATP/GTP-binding protein → MVFEHSHAADGESAPMALKILVAGGFGVGKTTMVGAVSEIKPLRTEELLSQAGQSVDDTDGVDQKVTTTVAMDFGRITIRSGLSLYLFGTPGQDRFWFLWDELSQGALGAVVLADTRRLEDCFPAVDYFEHRHIPFVVAVNCFTGTRTYGAQDVSRALDLDAGTPVVLCDARDRDSGKEVLIRLVEYAGRMHAARLLDSVG, encoded by the coding sequence ATGGTCTTCGAGCACTCCCACGCCGCCGACGGCGAATCGGCCCCCATGGCCTTGAAGATTCTGGTCGCGGGCGGGTTCGGCGTGGGCAAGACCACCATGGTGGGCGCGGTCAGCGAGATCAAACCGCTGCGCACCGAGGAACTGCTCAGCCAGGCAGGGCAGTCGGTGGACGACACCGACGGCGTGGACCAGAAGGTCACGACCACCGTCGCGATGGACTTCGGCCGTATCACCATCCGTTCCGGGCTCTCCCTCTACCTGTTCGGCACACCGGGGCAGGACCGCTTCTGGTTCCTGTGGGACGAGTTGTCCCAGGGAGCACTGGGCGCGGTGGTTCTGGCCGACACCCGACGGCTCGAGGACTGCTTCCCCGCGGTCGACTACTTCGAGCACCGCCACATTCCCTTCGTGGTGGCCGTCAACTGCTTCACGGGCACGCGGACGTACGGCGCCCAGGACGTGTCGCGCGCGCTCGACCTCGACGCGGGAACCCCGGTCGTCCTGTGCGACGCCCGCGACCGGGACTCGGGGAAGGAGGTGCTGATCCGGCTGGTCGAGTACGCCGGGCGGATGCACGCCGCCCGGTTGCTGGACTCGGTGGGCTGA
- a CDS encoding roadblock/LC7 domain-containing protein has translation MAGNHGLGRLLDDLTERVDRVRHALVLSDDGLVAGASTGMRREDAEHLAAVASGLHSLAKGSGRHFGAGRVRQTMIEFDDAVLFVTAAGAGTCLCVLSGVDADMGRIAYEMTLLVNRVGEHLTVDVRNPDRAP, from the coding sequence ATGGCGGGCAACCACGGATTGGGCCGGCTGTTGGACGATCTGACCGAGCGCGTCGACCGCGTACGGCACGCGCTCGTCCTGTCCGACGACGGGCTGGTGGCGGGCGCGAGCACCGGAATGCGCCGGGAGGACGCCGAACACCTCGCCGCCGTAGCGTCCGGCCTCCACAGCCTGGCGAAGGGTTCGGGACGTCACTTCGGGGCGGGCCGGGTGCGCCAGACGATGATCGAGTTCGATGACGCGGTGCTGTTCGTCACCGCGGCGGGCGCCGGCACCTGTCTGTGCGTGCTCAGCGGAGTGGACGCCGACATGGGACGGATCGCCTACGAGATGACCCTGCTGGTCAACCGGGTCGGCGAACACCTCACCGTGGACGTCCGGAATCCCGACCGTGCCCCCTGA
- a CDS encoding roadblock/LC7 domain-containing protein — MIQDPSMRSAQRSGELDWLLDDLVMRVSEVRHAVVLSNDGLAVGASTDLRREDAEHLAAVASGFHSLAKGAGRHFGAGGVRQTMVEMDDGFLFVAAAGDGSCLAVLTAVTADIGLVAYEMARLVKRVGEHLYTPARLAARPPAVG; from the coding sequence ATGATCCAGGATCCGAGCATGAGGTCGGCCCAGCGGTCCGGCGAACTCGACTGGTTGCTGGACGACTTGGTGATGCGTGTGAGCGAGGTACGGCACGCGGTGGTGCTGTCCAACGACGGCCTCGCCGTCGGCGCCTCCACCGACCTCAGACGCGAGGACGCCGAACACCTCGCCGCCGTCGCCTCCGGCTTCCACAGCCTCGCCAAGGGCGCGGGCCGCCACTTCGGCGCCGGCGGCGTACGCCAGACCATGGTGGAGATGGACGACGGCTTCCTCTTCGTGGCCGCCGCGGGCGACGGCTCCTGCCTGGCCGTACTCACCGCCGTGACCGCCGACATCGGCCTGGTCGCGTACGAGATGGCACGCCTGGTCAAGCGCGTCGGCGAGCACCTCTACACGCCGGCGCGCCTCGCCGCGCGGCCGCCCGCCGTCGGATGA
- a CDS encoding sensor histidine kinase, whose translation MRTPRRTPTAGADAPPPARGRRAHAGPPADEEPDERAVPSTDPSGDVPVPRAQGWRLRPRTVRAKIVCLLMVPVVSLLALWAYATVSTAQDVSRLRQLQRVDSQVRAPVAAAVAALQTERTAAVRYATRPAPGQDADLRTLAERTDRAVSGLRLGDDSTVADGQDLPVGVARRLETFVSGAERLSSLRAAVLDGSAGWEAVYSRYTGVISSAFAVGGALSGIQDAELGSDARVLLEFSRAGEALAREDAVLAGARVHGRLDGTRLRLFTGAVDTRRALTASSTADLRGPEYTAWRRLAAGSAYAALSASEDGVLAGRPGTKAIAAAPVSTWGSAHARVQNGMRTIEADAGSDVADRADPLTSGLLTAPGAAVLLGLAAVVASLVISVRIGRGLVVELVGLRNSALEIARRKLPEAMGRLRAGQQIDVHAEAPPGPPAEDETGQVAEALNTVHQAALRAAVERAELASGISGVFVNLARRSQVLVHRQLSLLDSMERRSDDPNELSDLFRLDHLTTRMRRHAESLIILSGAAPGRAWRIPVPLTNVIRAAVSEVEDYARVEVRQLPETAVIGTAVADLTHLLAELVENAAQFSPPHTRVRVTGEPVGNGYAVEVEDRGLGMGRETLDDANRRIAQSEALDLFDSDRLGLFVVSRLAARHGVKVHLRTSPYGGTTAVVLLPTALLHSGTPEDSAPAVTAGQPAPRAYARVAAGDRHASDVQASDVRTADVYAFGPHDAPERPLDHRQAVDAGPSGRRRESVHAPVERPALAAPSQGTAEPAAAGPPPPGVTALRLHRPPDDGENAEDAGHAQDTDDLPRRVRQASLAPQLRRSHPEETARTPVPGGDEGRTPELVRNRMAAYREGWARGGGRQPGRGAAPDSAPGSESSEGDHA comes from the coding sequence ATGCGCACACCCCGCAGGACCCCGACCGCCGGCGCCGACGCGCCGCCCCCCGCGCGCGGCCGGCGCGCCCACGCCGGACCCCCGGCCGACGAAGAGCCGGACGAACGGGCGGTCCCGTCGACGGACCCCTCCGGGGACGTGCCGGTCCCGCGCGCGCAAGGCTGGCGCCTTCGGCCACGCACCGTACGAGCCAAGATCGTCTGCCTGCTGATGGTGCCGGTCGTGTCCCTGCTGGCCCTGTGGGCCTACGCCACGGTCAGCACCGCACAGGACGTCTCCCGGCTGCGCCAGTTGCAGCGCGTCGACTCCCAGGTCCGGGCCCCCGTAGCAGCCGCCGTGGCCGCCCTTCAGACCGAACGGACGGCTGCCGTACGGTATGCGACCCGTCCCGCACCCGGGCAGGACGCCGACCTGAGGACGCTTGCCGAACGCACCGACCGGGCCGTGTCCGGTCTGCGGCTCGGCGACGACAGCACCGTCGCCGACGGCCAGGACCTGCCCGTCGGCGTGGCCCGGCGTCTGGAGACGTTCGTCTCCGGCGCCGAACGGCTGTCCTCGCTTCGGGCCGCGGTGCTCGACGGCAGCGCCGGCTGGGAGGCGGTCTACAGCCGGTACACCGGCGTCATCTCCTCGGCCTTCGCGGTCGGCGGCGCCCTCTCGGGCATCCAGGACGCCGAACTCGGTTCCGACGCGCGCGTGCTGCTGGAGTTCTCCCGCGCGGGAGAGGCACTGGCCCGGGAGGACGCCGTGCTCGCCGGCGCACGTGTGCACGGGCGCCTCGACGGAACCCGTCTGCGGCTGTTCACCGGCGCCGTCGACACGCGTCGCGCCCTCACCGCATCGTCCACCGCGGACCTGCGCGGCCCCGAGTACACCGCCTGGCGCCGACTCGCCGCCGGCAGCGCCTACGCGGCCCTGAGCGCCTCCGAGGACGGGGTGCTCGCCGGACGGCCGGGCACGAAGGCGATCGCGGCCGCTCCCGTGAGCACCTGGGGCTCGGCACACGCCCGCGTACAGAACGGGATGCGGACCATCGAGGCGGACGCCGGCAGCGACGTCGCCGACCGCGCCGACCCGCTCACCAGCGGTCTGCTCACCGCACCCGGAGCCGCCGTCCTGCTGGGCCTCGCCGCCGTCGTCGCCTCGCTCGTCATCTCCGTGCGCATCGGTCGCGGGCTCGTCGTCGAACTGGTCGGCCTGCGCAACAGCGCTCTGGAGATCGCCCGGCGCAAACTCCCGGAGGCGATGGGGAGACTGCGCGCCGGGCAGCAGATCGACGTCCACGCGGAAGCTCCGCCCGGTCCACCCGCCGAGGACGAGACCGGTCAGGTCGCCGAGGCCCTGAACACCGTGCACCAGGCCGCTCTGCGCGCCGCCGTGGAGCGCGCCGAACTCGCGAGCGGCATCTCGGGGGTGTTCGTCAACCTGGCCCGCCGCAGCCAGGTCCTCGTCCACCGCCAACTGAGCCTCCTGGACAGCATGGAACGCCGCTCCGACGACCCGAACGAGCTCAGCGACCTCTTCCGGCTCGACCACCTCACCACGCGCATGCGACGCCACGCGGAAAGCCTGATCATCCTTTCCGGCGCGGCGCCCGGTCGTGCCTGGCGGATACCGGTCCCGCTCACCAACGTCATCCGCGCCGCCGTCTCCGAAGTCGAGGACTACGCGCGCGTGGAGGTACGGCAACTCCCGGAAACCGCCGTCATCGGCACGGCCGTGGCCGACCTCACCCACCTGCTTGCCGAACTCGTCGAGAACGCGGCGCAGTTCTCGCCGCCTCACACGCGTGTGCGCGTCACCGGCGAACCCGTCGGCAACGGCTACGCGGTGGAGGTCGAGGACCGGGGCCTGGGCATGGGCAGGGAGACCCTCGACGACGCCAACCGGCGCATCGCGCAGTCCGAGGCCCTCGATCTGTTCGACAGCGACCGGCTCGGCCTGTTCGTGGTGAGCAGGCTCGCCGCCCGGCACGGCGTCAAGGTGCATCTGCGGACCTCGCCCTACGGCGGCACCACGGCGGTCGTCCTGCTGCCGACGGCCCTGCTGCACAGCGGCACGCCGGAGGATTCCGCCCCGGCAGTGACGGCGGGGCAGCCGGCGCCACGCGCCTACGCGCGCGTGGCCGCAGGCGACCGGCACGCGTCCGATGTCCAAGCGTCCGACGTCCGCACCGCCGACGTGTACGCCTTCGGGCCGCACGATGCGCCCGAGCGGCCGCTCGACCACCGGCAGGCGGTCGACGCGGGCCCTTCCGGCCGTCGCCGCGAGTCCGTCCACGCGCCCGTCGAACGCCCCGCGCTCGCGGCCCCCTCACAGGGCACCGCCGAACCGGCCGCGGCCGGTCCACCGCCCCCCGGAGTGACAGCCTTGCGCCTGCACCGGCCCCCGGATGACGGCGAGAACGCCGAAGACGCCGGACACGCACAAGACACGGACGATCTTCCACGCAGGGTCCGCCAGGCCAGTCTCGCCCCGCAACTGCGCCGTTCGCACCCGGAGGAAACCGCCCGGACCCCCGTCCCGGGCGGCGACGAAGGACGCACCCCCGAACTCGTACGGAACCGCATGGCCGCGTACCGGGAGGGCTGGGCCCGAGGCGGCGGAAGACAACCCGGCCGCGGCGCGGCCCCGGATTCCGCACCGGGCAGCGAAAGCAGTGAAGGAGACCACGCATGA
- a CDS encoding acyl-CoA thioesterase II encodes MTNPAERLVDLLDLEQIEVNIFRGRSPHESLQRVFGGQVAGQALVAAGRTTEGDRPVHSLHAYFLRPGRPGVPIVYQVERVRDGRSFTTRRVTAVQQGRTIFNLTASFHQPEEGPFEHQLPPAREVPDPESLPSVTDEVRTHLGSLPEQLERMARRQPFDIRYADRLRWTAEDVKDAEPRSAVWMRAVGPLGDDPLVHTCALTYASDMTLLDAVRLPVEPLWGPRNFDMASLDHAMWFHRPFRADEWFLYDQESPIATGGRGLARGRIYDLEGRLLVSVVQEGLFRAL; translated from the coding sequence ATGACGAATCCGGCCGAGAGACTCGTCGACCTGCTCGACCTGGAGCAGATAGAGGTCAACATCTTCCGGGGCCGCAGCCCGCACGAGTCCCTGCAGCGGGTCTTCGGCGGCCAGGTGGCGGGCCAGGCTCTCGTCGCGGCCGGCCGGACCACCGAGGGCGACCGGCCCGTGCACTCGCTGCACGCGTACTTCCTGCGCCCGGGCCGGCCGGGCGTCCCCATCGTGTACCAGGTGGAACGGGTGCGCGACGGCCGGTCGTTCACGACCCGCCGGGTCACTGCCGTACAGCAAGGGCGGACGATCTTCAATCTCACCGCCTCCTTTCATCAGCCTGAGGAAGGTCCTTTCGAGCACCAGCTGCCTCCGGCGCGTGAGGTGCCGGACCCGGAGTCCCTGCCGAGCGTCACGGACGAGGTCCGGACACATCTGGGGTCGCTGCCCGAGCAGTTGGAGCGGATGGCCCGCCGTCAGCCCTTCGACATCCGGTACGCGGACCGGCTGCGCTGGACCGCCGAGGACGTCAAGGACGCCGAGCCGCGCAGCGCGGTGTGGATGCGTGCCGTCGGGCCGCTCGGCGACGACCCGCTCGTCCACACCTGCGCGCTCACCTACGCCAGCGACATGACCCTTCTGGACGCGGTCCGCCTCCCGGTGGAGCCGCTGTGGGGTCCGCGCAACTTCGACATGGCGTCGCTGGACCACGCGATGTGGTTCCATCGGCCGTTCCGCGCGGACGAGTGGTTCCTGTACGACCAGGAGTCGCCGATCGCCACGGGCGGGCGTGGGCTGGCCCGGGGCCGCATCTACGACCTGGAGGGGCGGCTGCTGGTGTCCGTCGTCCAGGAGGGGCTTTTCCGCGCGCTGTAG